Part of the Caulifigura coniformis genome, GCTGGGAGCTGCCGGAAGAGGCCCTTCGAAGCGGAGCGTCACGCGGCGGTGTGTGTCGTGAATTTCGTCCATCGAGGCGGACATCAGGATCCGTCCCTGGTGGATCATGGCGACGCGGTCAGCGACGCGCTCGACTTCATCGAGCAGGTGGGAAGAAAACAGCACGGTCCTCCCTTCCTCGGCGATCGTCCGGATGATGGCGCCGAGGATGTCGCGGCGGACAACCGGGTCGAGTCCCGAGGACGGTTCATCAAGGACGAGAAGATCCGGGCGATGCGCGAGGGCGACGAGCAGGCCGGCCCGCGCGCGCTGGCCGCGCGAGAGATTCCTTACCTTCGTGAGGGGATCGAGGTCGAACGCCTCTCGCAGTTCTTCGGCATACCGCGGGTCCCAGGCGGGATAGAACGCCTGCGTGTACCTGATCAGTTCCGAGACCCGCATCCAGTCCGGGAGGTCCCGCTCCTCCGAGAGGTATCCGATGCGACCCAGGACGCCGACAGCGTTCTCGATCGGGTCGAGCCCGAATACGCGGACCGTTCCCGACTGGGCCTTGAATAATCCGAGGACATGCTTGATCAGGGTCGTCTTGCCGGCCCCGTTGCCGCCGATGAGCCCGAAGACCCCGCCCCTGGGGATCGTCAGAGAGACATCGTCGAGCGCCACCTTCCGACCGAAATGGCGAGTGATGCGGTGCAGTTCGACGATGGGAGGAGCCGCCGACGGAAATGAATCGGACATGAGTTACTCCTGGGGACGGGACGATTCGAGGGCTGATAGACGCTGCTGGATGAGCTTGAGCACTTCCTCGACGGGGACGTTCATCTGGGCGGCCTCCGCGAGAAGCGCATCGATGCGCCCGGTGAGAATCCGCAGGCGTTCCTTTCGGGCCAGCGGCGAGCCCTGGTCGGAGACATAGGTGCCGGCAGTGCGGCGTTTTTCGACGAGGCCGGCGGCTTCGAGTTCTCGATAGGCCCGGGCGACGGTGTTCGGGTTCACGAGCAACTGCTCGGCCAGTACGCGGATTGCCGGCATTTCTTCGCCGGGGGAGAGCCGTCCCGCCGCGACCAGGTATTTGACCTGGTTGACGATCTGCAGATAGATCGGCACGCCGTCGGCGGAGGAAATGTGGAGTTGCACGAGTCCACCACTGTGCTTGCTTGTATTAATCAATTAATACAATTGGCGCGGGGAGTCGGCAATGGAGATTCCTGGATTTCTTTCGGACCTCTCCGGGGGCGCGGGTCGTGGGACCAGGTGTCGAGTGGCGGCTGGCGTCAACGAAAACACCGCGGACATCGCTTCGCGACGCCCGCGGTGTTTTCCGATGTCGATCTGCTCAAATCACTTATTCTTGAGCGGCTTCCAGTAGCTGAGAAGCACGTAGCCGATCGTGGGAGGGGCTGTGAGCAGGGTGACGAGCCAGAATTTCGTCACCCAGGGCTGAGTGACCCGGAGCGTCCCCATGCTGTTCAGGAGGACGTGTGTGAAGCAGGGAATCATAATGCTCACACACATCATCAGAATGCCCATCTGCTTTCGGCTCTGCTTTTCTTCGTCCGACAGCTCTGCGGGCTTTCCCCCCTTCTTCGCGGCCGACTTGTCTGGCTTCTTTCCGTCCCGGGCCTTGGTG contains:
- a CDS encoding ABC transporter ATP-binding protein, with amino-acid sequence MSDSFPSAAPPIVELHRITRHFGRKVALDDVSLTIPRGGVFGLIGGNGAGKTTLIKHVLGLFKAQSGTVRVFGLDPIENAVGVLGRIGYLSEERDLPDWMRVSELIRYTQAFYPAWDPRYAEELREAFDLDPLTKVRNLSRGQRARAGLLVALAHRPDLLVLDEPSSGLDPVVRRDILGAIIRTIAEEGRTVLFSSHLLDEVERVADRVAMIHQGRILMSASMDEIHDTHRRVTLRFEGPLPAAPSLVGSLSASGQGAEWTYLCGGESLQLRRAAEALGAKVVDEAALSLDEVFLNRVSR
- a CDS encoding GntR family transcriptional regulator — protein: MQLHISSADGVPIYLQIVNQVKYLVAAGRLSPGEEMPAIRVLAEQLLVNPNTVARAYRELEAAGLVEKRRTAGTYVSDQGSPLARKERLRILTGRIDALLAEAAQMNVPVEEVLKLIQQRLSALESSRPQE